From Procambarus clarkii isolate CNS0578487 chromosome 49, FALCON_Pclarkii_2.0, whole genome shotgun sequence, a single genomic window includes:
- the LOC123763289 gene encoding ras-like protein family member 10B has translation MVTTFYTRGGQHPPLILLLLSLPPVVVVSGWDSGPCEACGRQRGGGGAGGCSCCQGGRRAPSSSSGDAPPPLNGHLPPPPPSQLIKVVVLGATGVGKTAIIKQFVHNEFPASHQPTRGRANHWPSVLVNDRVYQLCIADLPPIRAFPQNSFTEWADYRFYGLRSAMAYVFVFDLTCYESFTHIKALRDQVYESRDMREVGVVVVGNKRDLVEATEAREKREIRDVPAIVRKQWKAAYVEVSAKCNWHVVAAFRELLLAVEDAQAHTHARPHNLHELHEAIEHSKCTIL, from the exons tggttgtggtgagcgggTGGGACTCAGGCCCATGTGAGGCATGCGGGCGCCAGAGGGGTGGGGGCGGCGCGGGCGGGTGCAGCTGCTGTCAAGGGGGTCGCCgtgccccctcctcctcttctggggACGCCCCACCACCCCTCAACGGTCAcctgccaccgccaccgccatcccAGCTGATCAAGGTGGTTGTGCTGGGCGCCACCGGAGTGGGCAAGACTGCCATCATCAAG CAATTCGTACACAACGAGTTCCCAGCAAGCCACCAGCCAACCCGAGGCCGCGCCAACCACTGGCCCTCGGTCCTGGTCAACGATCGTGTCTACCAGCTCTGTATCGCCGATCTTCCTCCCATCAGAG CCTTCCCGCAAAATTCCTTCACCGAGTGGGCCGACTACCGCTTCTACGGCCTCAGGTCAGCCATGGCTTACGTCTTTGTGTTCGACCTCACCTGCTACGAGTCCTTCACACACATCAAAGCCCTGAGGGACCAG GTATACGAGTCCCGGGACATGCGcgaggtgggcgtggtggtggtgggcaacaAGCGGGACCTGGTGGAGGCGACGGAGGCCAGAGAGAAGCGAGAGATACGCGACGTTCCGGCCATCGTCCGCAAGCAATGGAAGGCTGCCTATGTGGAGGTGTCGGCCAAGTGTAACTGGCACGTGGTGGCGGCGTTCAGGGAGCTTCTGCTGGCCGTTGAGGACGCCCAAgcccacacacacgcccgccCACACAACCTACACGAACTCCATGAGGCGATCGAACACTCTAAATGTACTATATTGTGA